In Microbacterium sp. AB, a single genomic region encodes these proteins:
- a CDS encoding alpha/beta fold hydrolase yields the protein MATITVGTENSTPVELFYEDHGTGQPVVLIHGYPLDGSSWEKQTAALLDAGHRVVTYDRRGFGKSSKPTEGYDYDTFAADLKTLLETLDLREAVLVGFSMGTGEVARYISRFGSERVAKAVFLGSLEPFLLQTDDNPDGVPQSVFDPLLAAVTKDRYAFFASFFHDFFNTDDFLGNRLSPEALEANRQLAYTASAYASIAAQPTWLTDFRDDVPRIDVPSLIVHGTADNILPIDNTGRRFARALPTAEYREIEGAPHGLLWTHADEVNAILLEFLGR from the coding sequence ATGGCGACGATCACCGTCGGAACCGAGAACAGCACGCCCGTCGAGCTCTTCTACGAGGATCACGGCACGGGCCAGCCCGTCGTGCTCATCCACGGATACCCCCTCGACGGCTCGTCGTGGGAGAAGCAGACGGCCGCGCTCCTCGACGCCGGCCACCGCGTGGTGACGTACGACCGCCGGGGGTTCGGCAAGAGCTCGAAGCCCACGGAGGGCTACGACTACGACACGTTCGCCGCCGACCTGAAGACGCTGCTCGAGACGCTCGATCTGAGGGAGGCCGTGCTCGTCGGCTTCTCGATGGGCACGGGCGAGGTCGCGCGCTACATCTCCCGCTTCGGCTCGGAGCGCGTGGCGAAGGCCGTGTTCCTCGGCTCGCTCGAGCCCTTCCTGCTGCAGACCGACGACAACCCCGATGGCGTGCCGCAGTCGGTGTTCGACCCGCTGCTCGCGGCGGTGACGAAGGACCGGTACGCCTTCTTCGCCTCGTTCTTCCACGACTTCTTCAACACGGACGACTTCCTCGGGAACCGTCTGAGCCCCGAGGCGCTCGAGGCGAACCGGCAGCTCGCGTACACGGCCTCGGCCTATGCGTCGATCGCCGCGCAGCCGACGTGGCTCACCGACTTCCGGGACGACGTCCCGCGCATCGACGTGCCGTCGCTCATCGTCCACGGCACGGCCGACAACATCCTGCCGATCGACAACACCGGCCGTCGCTTCGCCCGGGCGCTGCCGACCGCGGAGTACCGCGAGATCGAGGGGGCTCCGCACGGGCTCCTCTGGACCCATGCCGACGAGGTGAACGCGATCCTCCTCGAGTTCCTCGGCCGCTGA